From a single Sander vitreus isolate 19-12246 chromosome 4, sanVit1, whole genome shotgun sequence genomic region:
- the tmem167b gene encoding protein kish-B — protein sequence MTNVYSFDGILVFGLLFICTCAYLKKVPRLNSWLLSEKKGVWGVFYKAAVIGTRLHIAVAISCLAMAFYIVFLK from the exons ATGACAAATG TGTACTCTTTTGATGGCATCCTGGTGTTCGGCCTGCTGTTCATCTGCACTTGTGCATACCTCAAAAAGGTGCCTCGCCTCAACAGCTGGCTGCTGTCAGAGAAGAAAGGAGTGTGGGGCGTCTTCTATAAAG CTGCGGTAATTGGGACGCGGCTTCACATTGCCGTGGCGATTTCCTGTTTGGCCATGGCTTTCTACATTGTCTTCTTGAAATGA